In Colwellia sp. M166, a genomic segment contains:
- the nusB gene encoding transcription antitermination factor NusB: MKPSPRRKARELAVQAVYSWQLSQNNIAEIETNFLTENSARRFDIVYFQQLFRGVSTQVSSIDEKISPHVDRPLVDVDPVEKAILRVAVYELSDCRDVPYRVIINEAIELAKSFAADDSHKFVNGVLDKVVKLVRPNE; this comes from the coding sequence AGCGGTTTATTCTTGGCAGTTAAGTCAAAATAACATTGCTGAAATTGAAACAAATTTTTTAACTGAAAATAGTGCTAGACGCTTTGATATTGTTTATTTTCAACAATTATTTCGTGGTGTTTCAACACAAGTGAGCAGCATAGATGAGAAAATATCTCCTCATGTTGATCGCCCATTAGTTGACGTTGATCCTGTAGAAAAGGCTATTTTACGCGTAGCAGTCTATGAGCTTTCTGACTGTCGTGACGTGCCTTACCGCGTTATTATTAATGAAGCTATCGAGTTAGCAAAATCATTTGCAGCTGATGACAGCCATAAGTTTGTTAACGGTGTTTTAGATAAGGTCGTTAAGCTTGTTCGTCCAAACGAATAA